The following coding sequences are from one Lolium rigidum isolate FL_2022 chromosome 6, APGP_CSIRO_Lrig_0.1, whole genome shotgun sequence window:
- the LOC124667694 gene encoding uncharacterized protein LOC124667694, whose amino-acid sequence MGEASSDEICHCQDCLGKYSLLRDEENPHLAKFERRLPCFGCGIGWSSFLLGFLCPLLWYYATTLYFCNYYKRDPRERPGLAASAIAAGFFTTVSVITISIVLIIRASE is encoded by the exons ATGGGAGAAG CAAGCTCGGATGAAATTTGCCATTGTCAGGATTGCCTTGGCAAGTACAGCCTACTCAGAGATGAAGAGAACCCGCACTTGGCAAAGTTTGAGAGACGGCTTCCTTGCTTTGGTTGTGGAATAGGATGGTCCTC GTTTCTTTTAGGTTTCCTGTGTCCATTGCTTTGGTACTATGCAACGACTCTGTACTTCTGCAATTACTATAAGAGGGATCCTCGAGAGCGCCCGGGTCTTGCTGCCTCTGCTATTGCG GCGGGCTTCTTCACAACTGTGTCTGTTATTACCATCTCCATCGTTCTGATAATCCGGGCATCCGAGTGA
- the LOC124664840 gene encoding uncharacterized protein LOC124664840, with amino-acid sequence MSSFLVKDGEQHPVQLPLSTVALLPATRERSGDSNNVQCCSIPPIHCLLFYFLHPFFLPFPSSSTSHGSTCHVIPPISAAPSDLPLPPTPAPQFLCSPPRRTRTGDGGACDIRASSTPSAHDPCTESRRRSSDRSRRQTLPAAARFLSDITDSGPEERSRPALCRPNFKVLTEKRLLEVNSARMADWSNLQTDIVGSIVRKLAIPDYIRFRAVCTSWNRVCVCRDVSNDPRVDPWLMLPTKTLEDAKFFSIPERKNETIRILSTATIFGSLWTPVGSSHGWLVFFNLNQGTIQLVNPISGGQFELPPLGREHFSKAVLLDMSESNFSVAIVYGNRKGYKVTRKGSRSWSFVDSKHILIDIFKHRRQLYTIDIYGTVEVWAEPPRSWPDADGPLVDPYMHPSLAQRKFNCLVETPAGDLMKVKRQSQNKFAVWILSRETSSFESTEDIGDFALFVSHHNSFCFPTKDHLNLKANCVYFIDNYKNLCAFNLEHGTKELIQGLETPALPRQDAFLWFIPSLK; translated from the exons ATGTCCTCCTTCTTGGTCAAGGATGGAGAGCAGCACCCCGTTCAACTCCCGTTGAGTACTGTCGCGCTCCTGCCGGCGACGAGAGAACGTAGCGGCGATTCAAACAACGTGCAGTGCTGCTCCATCCCGCCCATCCATTGTCTCCTCTTCTACTTCCTTCATCCCTTCTTTCTACCCTTCCCATCTTCCTCA ACATCCCACGGAAGCACGTGCCACGTCATCCCTCCCATATCGGCAGCTCCGTCcgacctccctcttcctcccaccCCGGCTCCCCAATTTCTCTGCTCGCCCCCACGGCGCACCCGCACCGGTGACGGCGGCGCTTGCGACATACGTGCTTCTTCTACACCCTCTGCGCACGATCCCTGCACTGAATCGCGCCGCCGCAGTTCGGATCGAAGCCGCCGTCAAACCCTACCCGCCGCCGCTCGATTCCTCTCCGACATCACCGACAGCGGCCCGGAGGAGAGATCCAGGCCCGCGCTCTGTAGGCCGAATTTCAAGGTTCTCACGGAGAAGAG GCTTCTGGAAGTTAATTCTGCTAGGATGGCTGATTGGTCTAATCTTCAGACTGATATTGTTGGTTCAATTGTAAGGAAGCTTGCCATCCCTGACTATATCAGATTCCGCGCCGTATGCACCTCGTGGAACCGTGTCTGCGTCTGCAGGGATGTATCCAATGATCCAAGGGTAGACCCATGGCTGATGCTCCCCACAAAGACGCTTGAGGATGCTAAATTTTTCAGTATACCTGAAAGAAAGAATGAAACCATCCGTATCCTGAGTACTGCCACGATCTTTGGCTCCTTGTGGACTCCTGTTGGTTCTTCCCATGGCTGGCTTGTCTTCTTCAACCTGAACCAGGGAACTATCCAGTTGGTTAATCCCATCAGCGGCGGTCAGTTTGAACTACCCCCACTCGGACGCGAGCACTTCTCCAAGGCGGTGTTGCTTGACATGAGTGAGAGCAACTTCAGTGTTGCTATCGTCTATGGCAATCGAAAAGGATATAAGGTGACACGCAAAGGAAGCAGAAGCTGGTCATTTGTTGATTCCAAACATATCCTAATTGATATTTTCAAGCACAGAAGGCAACTTTACACCATCGACATATATGGCACTGTCGAGGTGTGGGCAGAGCCACCCCGTTCATGGCCGGATGCAGACGGCCCGCTTGTTGATCCATATATGCATCCTAGCCTCGCCCAGCGGAAATTTAACTGTCTGGTGGAGACCCCAGCTGGTGATCTCATGAAGGTTAAGCGCCAATCTCAGAACAAGTTTGCGGTGTGGATCCTGAGCAGAGAGACATCTTCATTCGAGAGCACCGAAGACATTggggattttgctttgtttgtcagCCACCACAACTCGTTCTGTTTCCCGACCAAGGACCATCTGAACCTCAAGGCGAACTGCGTCTACTTCATCGACAACTACAAGAACCTGTGTGCGTTCAACCTCGAGCATGGGACCAAGGAGCTCATACAAGGCCTCGAAACTCCGGCGCTCCCACGACAGGACGCATTCTTATGGTTCATACCTTCACTGAAATGA